From the genome of Candidatus Polarisedimenticolaceae bacterium:
CTTACGGTCTCGTCATTACGCTCGCCGGACAAAGTTTTTCTACTAAGAGTATTGAAGTCTGCTGGCGGAAATCGTGCGGACTTCAGCGCCGCTCGTGCTCGCGCCGCAGCCTCTCGACGCGCGCCCTCATCGCGCACCCTTCGAGGTGGTCGTTGACGAGCCCCATCGCCTGCATGAAGGCGTAGACGGTCGTCGGCCCGACGAAGGTCCAGCCGCGGCGTTTGAGATCCTTCGAGAGGGCGACCGCCTCGGGCGGAGGCCCCGCTTTTCGGAGCGCAGCGTAGGTGATCCGCTTCGGCCGGCCGCTCAGCGGCTCGAATCGCCACACGTACGCCGCGATCGAACCGAACTCCCCCGCCAGCTCCATCGCGCGCGCGGCGTTTCCGATCGTCGATTCGATCTTGCCGCGGTGGCGGACGATCGACGCGTCGCCGAGGAGACGGCGGACGTCAGCCGCCTTGAATCGCGCGACCTTCTTCGGGTCGAACCCGGCGAATGCGCGCCGGAACGCCTCGCGCTTGCGAAGGATCGTCAGCCACGAGAGACCCGACTGGAATCCCTCGAGGCACAGCTTCTCGAAGAGCCGCCGGTCGTCGTCGACCGGATAGCCCCACTCCTCGTCGTGGTACGCGACGTAGTCCGGCGACTCGCCGCACCAGAAGCAGCGCGACACGCCGTCGTGCGACCGGATGAGACCGTCGGAAGCCATCGCAGCATGTTAACCTCGCGCCGTGGCGGCAGACGCGTTGACGCCCGCGCCGAGCGCGGCCCGTGCCCTGCTGGGCGCGCTGGCCGACGTGGCGGCGGGAGGTGCGTCCTCCGCTTCCGCACCACCGGGCATCGCCGCTTGGCTGGCCGCGCACGACCTGGCCGCGCTCGGGCGCGCCGCCTTCGGCCCGGGCGATCCGGTGCTGGCCTCGGCCCTCGCGGCGGAGGCGCTCGGCGCCGCGGCGTCGAACGCGGTTCACCTCGCGACCGCACGGACGATCGAGGGGCAATTCGAGGCGGATGGGATCGGCATGGTCCTGCTCAAGGGCGCGGCGATCGCGCCGTCGGCGTACGCGGACGCGTCCTTGCGTCCGATGACGGACGTCGACGTGTGGGTGCGCGACGACGAGATGTCCCGGGCCGTTTCCGCGCTCGGCACGCTGGGGTTCCGGCAGGTCGCCGGGCTCGAGAGCCGCCCGCCGGCGCTCCAGCGGCGATCCGGAGGCGAGCTGGTCTTCCGGGCCGAGCGCGGTCCCGGTCTCGTCGAGCTGCACTTCTCCCCGTTCCCCGGCTGGTGGATCGCACGCACCGCATCGCCCGATCTCGAGGGGCTCTGGTCTCGCAGCGTTCCCGTCGGTGCCGGGCGCCATGCGCGGCGTCTCGCCGCGGACGACGCCTGCCTGCAGACCGCCTTTCACGTCGTCGTCAATCAGTTCGGCCAGGCGCCGCTGCGCGGTCTCATGGATCTCGCCGTCCTCGCGCGCGCGTTCTCGATCGACTGGAGCGCGGTCGTGGCGCGCGCGCGCGCCTATCGCCTCACGCACGCGACCTGGATTGCGCTCGACATCGCCGAGCGCCTGATCGGCGTTCCCGGCGCGGCCGCCGCGATCGCGGCGCTCCGGCCGCCGCGGCCGCGGCGGATCGCCCTTCGTGCTTTCGCGACGCCTCGATCGGTGCTCGCACGCCGCGATCTCACGCGGGCCTCTCGCCGGCATCCCTTCATGCTCGTGCTCGTCGAACGCCGCCGCGACGCCGCGCGCCTCGTCGGGCGGACGGTCTGGCCGGAATCGTGGTGGATCGAGGCTCGGCACGGGCATGCCTCACGCCGTCTCCGGCACCTGGGCGGCCTCCTCCGTGGCGAGGTCTGACCGCGTGGAGAACATTCTCGGGATGCGGGCGGTCGCCGCCGAGCGCGTCCTCGTCAAGGAGGTCGGCGATGAAGCGGTCCTCCTCGACCTCGACACGGAAACCTACTTCGGCCTCAACGCCGCGGGCGCGCGGATCTTCACCGCCGTCACGGCGGCGCGGACGATCGGCGACGCCCTGGCCGGACTCGCCGGCGCATTCGATGCGGATCCGGCCGTCGTGCGCGACGATGCGATCGATCTCGTCCGCGCGCTCGCCCTGCGTAAGCTCCTCCGTCTCGTCGATGCGTAGCCTGCGCACGCTCGCGGCCGCGCTCCTCTTGACGCCGCTCGTCGCCGGCGCGCTGCGCGCCTTCGGGTTCCGTCGCACGCAGGAGTGGATGGCGCGCCGGCCTTCGACGCCGCCTCCCGGCCCCGGCGGGGAGACCGCCGCGGCGCGCGCACGCGAGGTCGCGCGAGCCGCCGGGCTCGCCGGCGCCCACGGACCGGTGCCTGCGAGCTGCCTGCGGCGCGCGCTCACCGCGTGGTGGCTCCTCCGCCGTGAAGGGATCCCGGTCACGATCCGCATCGGTGTCCGCCGCGAAGAAAGCGCCCTCGCGGCGCACGCCTGGATCGAGCACGACGGCGTCCCCATCGGCGACCTGCCGTCGGTCGTCGCGGGTTACGCTCCGTTCGACGCCGACTTCGCCCGGGTGCCGGACACACGTCCTTGACGATCGCGGAGAGGGCGTACGCGCGATGGGGCGAGGAGTGCGTCGAGCATCTCGACGGCGACTTCGCCGTCGTGGTGTCGGAACCGCACCGAGGCCGCACGTTCGCCGCGCGCGATCCGTTCGGGAGCAAGCCGCTCTTCTACCGCGTCTCCGCCGGCGGGATCGCGGTCGCCTCCTCCCCCGAAGCGGTCGCCGCGCAGGACGGCCTTCCGCTGACCGTCTCCGAACGGCGCATCGCCGACGTGCTGGTCGGCGCGCTCGAATGCGGCGACACGACGAGCACGCTCTTCACCGACGTCCTCCGGCTGCCCCCGGGGCATTCCCTCGTCTTCGAGCGCGGCCGGCTCGGCGTCCGGCGCTGGTGGTCGGCCGATGCGATCGGTCCGGGAGCGGCCCGGAGCGACGCGGAGCACGAGGAGGAGTTCCGGGCGCTCTTCCGCGACGCGGTGCGCCGGCGCCTGAACGGGAAGGCGGCGGTCCTGCTGTCGGGCGGGCTCGACTCCTCGGCGATCGCCGGTCTCGCGCGCCGGCCCGGCGAGATCGTGACGACCTTCTCGGCGACGTCGGATGCTCCCGGCTGCGAGGAGACGGGCGCGATCCGCACGATGCTCTCGCTTCCCGGACTCGACGGCACCTGCGTGACGCTGCGGGAGGTCGCCAAGCCAAAGGACGTGCTGCGTCGCCTTCTCTTCGATCCCCAAGATCCGTTCGACGCGACGATGGTGATCCCGGCGCTCCTCTACGACGAGGCGCGCCGTCGCGGGCTCGACGCGGTCCTGGACGGCGTCGACGGCGACGCGGTCGCGTCGATCGAGCCCTACATCGTCACGAACCTGCTCGCGCAGCGTTCGTATGCCGCCGCCTGGCGCGAGGCGCGCGGACTCGGGAGGTTCTACGGTGGCGGCACCCTGCGCATCGCCGCGGAGGCCGCGGTACGCGTGTGGGCACCTTCCGGCCTTTGGAGATGGCGACGGCCGCTCCGCATCGCGAACGCCCTGGAGGGGTCGCTCCTCTCGGACGACCTGGCGCGCGCCGCGGAAGTCGGCCCGCGCCTCGAGCATCTGTGGGCGATCCGGTCCCGTGGAGGCCACGACCCGAGACGCCGCCATGCGATCGAGGTCGGCCACCCTCAGATCCCGGCGGCGCTCGAGCGTTATCACCGCGTCGCCGCATCGGCCGGGATCGAAGCGCGGCATCCGTTCCTCGACCGGCGCCTCGTGGAATGG
Proteins encoded in this window:
- a CDS encoding PqqD family protein; translation: MENILGMRAVAAERVLVKEVGDEAVLLDLDTETYFGLNAAGARIFTAVTAARTIGDALAGLAGAFDADPAVVRDDAIDLVRALALRKLLRLVDA
- a CDS encoding nucleotidyltransferase family protein, which gives rise to MAADALTPAPSAARALLGALADVAAGGASSASAPPGIAAWLAAHDLAALGRAAFGPGDPVLASALAAEALGAAASNAVHLATARTIEGQFEADGIGMVLLKGAAIAPSAYADASLRPMTDVDVWVRDDEMSRAVSALGTLGFRQVAGLESRPPALQRRSGGELVFRAERGPGLVELHFSPFPGWWIARTASPDLEGLWSRSVPVGAGRHARRLAADDACLQTAFHVVVNQFGQAPLRGLMDLAVLARAFSIDWSAVVARARAYRLTHATWIALDIAERLIGVPGAAAAIAALRPPRPRRIALRAFATPRSVLARRDLTRASRRHPFMLVLVERRRDAARLVGRTVWPESWWIEARHGHASRRLRHLGGLLRGEV
- a CDS encoding DNA-3-methyladenine glycosylase I, whose translation is MASDGLIRSHDGVSRCFWCGESPDYVAYHDEEWGYPVDDDRRLFEKLCLEGFQSGLSWLTILRKREAFRRAFAGFDPKKVARFKAADVRRLLGDASIVRHRGKIESTIGNAARAMELAGEFGSIAAYVWRFEPLSGRPKRITYAALRKAGPPPEAVALSKDLKRRGWTFVGPTTVYAFMQAMGLVNDHLEGCAMRARVERLRREHERR
- a CDS encoding lasso peptide biosynthesis B2 protein; protein product: MRSLRTLAAALLLTPLVAGALRAFGFRRTQEWMARRPSTPPPGPGGETAAARAREVARAAGLAGAHGPVPASCLRRALTAWWLLRREGIPVTIRIGVRREESALAAHAWIEHDGVPIGDLPSVVAGYAPFDADFARVPDTRP
- a CDS encoding asparagine synthase-related protein, giving the protein MTIAERAYARWGEECVEHLDGDFAVVVSEPHRGRTFAARDPFGSKPLFYRVSAGGIAVASSPEAVAAQDGLPLTVSERRIADVLVGALECGDTTSTLFTDVLRLPPGHSLVFERGRLGVRRWWSADAIGPGAARSDAEHEEEFRALFRDAVRRRLNGKAAVLLSGGLDSSAIAGLARRPGEIVTTFSATSDAPGCEETGAIRTMLSLPGLDGTCVTLREVAKPKDVLRRLLFDPQDPFDATMVIPALLYDEARRRGLDAVLDGVDGDAVASIEPYIVTNLLAQRSYAAAWREARGLGRFYGGGTLRIAAEAAVRVWAPSGLWRWRRPLRIANALEGSLLSDDLARAAEVGPRLEHLWAIRSRGGHDPRRRHAIEVGHPQIPAALERYHRVAASAGIEARHPFLDRRLVEWSLSIPWDLKLRDGWSKWIVRRALRDVVPDAIRWRRGRFVRLGPQYLSAAVAVFRPELDAEVASGLSDLAPYVDRKRLAEAAVRFRAGDAEAGERIWQAVALNSWLRKARARRYDPPERANGPAADHAFSTSGEAVIPH